The following nucleotide sequence is from Nothobranchius furzeri strain GRZ-AD chromosome 6, NfurGRZ-RIMD1, whole genome shotgun sequence.
AGAGCAGTAAAACAGCTAAAACCTGCAGGACAGCGTCACTCTAGGACTATAGCCCTGTTACAGTAGTCTTTACTGGTTGAAGGTGGCCCAAATGCAAGTTCTAACCAATAAAGTTGTAACTTTCATAAATAAAATGAAGTGTTTTCAAGCCACAAACTGTGTTTTTAAAGTTTTTAGTGTAGAATATGTGAGTTCAGCTCCTACCATGTTCTGGTTTTTGATGATCAGTGATTGGGGGAAAAAAAACCTAAGTACTACCAAATCAAAGCTAACATCAGCCTCATGTTTTCTATATTCAGATCTAATCAAACTAGCAGAACTATCGGAATGTATTCTGATGTGCTTCACAAGTTTATTTGCAGAAAGTGACTAAATAAATAATTGAATCCTTGAAAACGACAAACACGTAAAACACTTTAGCAGATCTGCTTATTGTACCCCCTGGAGTGCAACCTAGACCTGGATTTACATTTAACTAAGCTTGGTCCCACACAGTTATTACTAAACAAACACGATAATAAAAGATAGTAACTCAATTTATTGAAAATATATTTGTTTTAATTTCCTTATGCCAATGGTCATTCTGTTATGACAGTGAAGGAGACGCAGAAGCAGTGGAAAAAGGAAAAACTCATCAAACGATTAGAAAAACGGAAACAGCGAGAGGCCGCAGAGAAAGCAAAGAATGAAGAAGTCCAGAACAAAGCCGGTAACCATCTATTTTTATGATTTCTATATCGTAAGTGGCTTAGCTAACTTTTGTTTTTTAAAGGTCGGTCTTACACAGTGAGTATAGCTCTGCCCGGCTCTGTCCTGGACAACGCTCAGTCCCCGGAGCTCCGTACTTACCTGGCGGGGCAGATTGctcgggcttgtgttgtgttctgTGTTGATGAGATCATCGTGTTTGATGAGCAAGGGGAAGATGTCCGGTAAGTTGTTTTAATGATGCAACTTGATGTTAAACTCCCCTCAGACCATCAGAGTACCAAGTCATCTTGCTTGTTGTTTCAGGAGTGTTGAAGGAGAATTTAGTGGTGTTGGGAAGAAGGGCCACGCTTGTATTCAGCTTGCTAGAATACTTCAGTACATGGAGTGTCCTCAGTAAGTCACAGATTACTATTATGTGTGTCAGTAAAGTGTTTTTCACATGAAAATAACAGCTTTTCTTCTCTTCGAGGTATCTGCGCAAATGGTTTTTCCCAGTGCATAAAGACTTGCAGTATGCAGGTAATTTAAACATCTATTACATATAAATGTATATGCATTTGCTGTTACATCTTAAAACTATCAAAACTGAATGCATAAGTACAGTTTGGAGAAAACAGAGGGAAgatgagccacacacacacacacacacacaagccccaCCTCCAGAATACAGGAACACTGCTTGTTCCCAAGGGTTCCGTTTTACCTTAGCGCCTTTTTTCTGCAGTATGTGAGTATCATGTTACTCTTACATACATCAGGACTAAAGGAGACATATTTCATGTCCAGGTTTGCTCAACCCTCTGGACAGCCCCCACCACATGAGGATAGATGAAGAGTCCGACTACAGAGAAGGACGAGTCCTGGACAAACCGCCCAAACCTGGAAAAGGATCCGTAGTTGGCTGTGGAATGAGGAAGGTGAAGATTACTCCACTTAAGGAACCTCTACTGTTTGATTCCTGTATTTGTAAAAGTTGAAAGTTCATCTGCTTCTTCAGGACGTTCGGATTGATAAACAGTTGCAGCCTGGCCTACGAGTCACAGTGAAGCTCGATAAGACCTGGAACCAA
It contains:
- the spout1 gene encoding putative methyltransferase C9orf114 homolog isoform X2 is translated as MPADGAAKEPKPAEEKVLWKKRKAELKETQKQWKKEKLIKRLEKRKQREAAEKAKNEEVQNKAGRSYTVSIALPGSVLDNAQSPELRTYLAGQIARACVVFCVDEIIVFDEQGEDVRSVEGEFSGVGKKGHACIQLARILQYMECPQYLRKWFFPVHKDLQYAGLLNPLDSPHHMRIDEESDYREGRVLDKPPKPGKGSVVGCGMRKDVRIDKQLQPGLRVTVKLDKTWNQASRLHKGVVVAPHVPRTEGGLYWGYTVRLASCLSSVFTESPYKEGYDLTVGTSERGTSVDQATLSPFKHLLVVFGGLRGLEASVDSDPNLDATDPSLLFDLYLNTCPGQGSRTIRTEEAILISMATLRPKITATFPDVSSGSC
- the spout1 gene encoding putative methyltransferase C9orf114 homolog isoform X1, whose translation is MPADGAAKEPKPVISHAEEKVLWKKRKAELKETQKQWKKEKLIKRLEKRKQREAAEKAKNEEVQNKAGRSYTVSIALPGSVLDNAQSPELRTYLAGQIARACVVFCVDEIIVFDEQGEDVRSVEGEFSGVGKKGHACIQLARILQYMECPQYLRKWFFPVHKDLQYAGLLNPLDSPHHMRIDEESDYREGRVLDKPPKPGKGSVVGCGMRKDVRIDKQLQPGLRVTVKLDKTWNQASRLHKGVVVAPHVPRTEGGLYWGYTVRLASCLSSVFTESPYKEGYDLTVGTSERGTSVDQATLSPFKHLLVVFGGLRGLEASVDSDPNLDATDPSLLFDLYLNTCPGQGSRTIRTEEAILISMATLRPKITATFPDVSSGSC